One Gelria sp. Kuro-4 DNA segment encodes these proteins:
- a CDS encoding NAD/NADP-dependent octopine/nopaline dehydrogenase family protein has translation MIKNIAVIGAGNAGQAMAADLTLAGFDVHLFEMSQFVDKILPLQEHGNVLELTGYARTGKARIKMITSDIKEAMTDVSHVMVVTVAPAHRIVAEMLVPYLSPGQVIVLLPGSCGTLEMAKVFNDAGVTKDVILAESLTLPYACRIVEPGHVNVHRVVTSLPFSAFPSNQNELVAEELKQLYPQITPWTNVLEVGLHNLNIISHPLPSLLNIGRVEYSGGEFYLYKEGFTPSVKKAMVALDNEKCAVLKALGLKSIPYMELGPQLRGLSFEEFVRRSSKGPLSANHRYITEDISAGVVLLCSLGEMLGVPTPVATSVVTLGSVINEVDYMSIGRNVSKIGIDGMSIEAINSYLTYGGSCS, from the coding sequence GTGATTAAAAACATTGCAGTTATCGGTGCAGGAAACGCAGGCCAGGCCATGGCGGCGGATCTCACTTTGGCCGGCTTTGACGTGCACCTGTTCGAGATGTCACAATTCGTCGACAAAATCTTACCGTTGCAGGAACACGGAAACGTGCTGGAATTGACAGGCTATGCAAGAACTGGTAAGGCCCGAATCAAGATGATTACCTCGGACATCAAAGAAGCAATGACAGATGTTAGTCACGTTATGGTAGTCACCGTTGCTCCCGCTCATAGGATTGTTGCGGAGATGCTAGTTCCTTATCTTTCACCTGGTCAAGTGATTGTCCTTCTCCCAGGGTCCTGCGGAACGCTGGAAATGGCCAAAGTTTTCAACGATGCAGGAGTTACCAAGGATGTTATCTTGGCCGAATCTCTAACCCTTCCATATGCATGCCGCATTGTAGAGCCAGGACATGTGAATGTACACCGTGTTGTGACCAGCCTTCCTTTTTCTGCCTTTCCTTCAAATCAGAACGAGTTAGTGGCGGAAGAGCTAAAGCAGCTGTACCCACAGATAACTCCATGGACAAATGTTCTTGAAGTTGGCCTACACAATCTAAATATAATATCACATCCCTTGCCTTCGCTACTTAATATTGGACGAGTTGAGTACAGCGGGGGAGAGTTCTACCTATACAAGGAAGGCTTTACGCCTTCTGTAAAAAAAGCAATGGTGGCACTCGACAATGAAAAGTGTGCAGTTCTTAAAGCACTTGGGCTAAAGTCAATTCCTTATATGGAGCTGGGTCCGCAGCTTCGAGGTTTAAGTTTTGAGGAGTTCGTACGTCGGTCTAGTAAGGGTCCGCTGTCCGCCAATCACAGGTATATAACCGAGGACATCTCCGCAGGCGTAGTACTCCTATGCTCCCTTGGCGAGATGCTGGGGGTTCCAACGCCAGTTGCCACGTCAGTTGTTACGTTAGGGAGTGTGATCAACGAGGTAGACTACATGAGTATAGGAAGAAACGTCTCTAAGATCGGTATTGACGGCATGTCAATCGAAGCGATCAATAGCTATCTAACTTATGGAGGCTCTTGTAGCTAG
- a CDS encoding hydantoinase B/oxoprolinase family protein — protein sequence MVDPITVEVVRNALVTVAEQMSSRMIKSAYSYIVREMEDCSAALFDGTGSLIAESANVPIHLHCISPCLETILKHCFSQDMLEDGDILITNDPYVAGGSMAVHHTGDIIMYCPVFYEGKLMGFTALMAHYLDVGAMWMGTRGWGVEIWQEGIRVPPLKLYKKGQLNEDLFNMLVNNTRVPDVMENDLRAQAFACRVAAEEFKAVLRKYGPDTVSKCFEALLDYSERRTRATIQEIPDGCYEHTAYVLDDGSKGGPYRLKVTVTVKGSDIWFDFAGTDPQINGPINAPLSATYSAVYYTMRCLTDPEMPSNAGCNRPIHISAPEGTLVNCKSPAACYQRMIVCHSLVDLIMGALAEAIPDKVMAESCGCIYNYCSAITPESNKRVMWGEVVAGGLGARPSKDGLSAMSCHVTNCPTPSIEATEMSSPVMYLKRELCPDSGGPGKFRGGMGQVLSYQILGLSPQFHHTSQKAKVLPQGRFGGKAGSGGKWVINEGRSDERTLEYSVGDIEFLNPGDTVTLYTAAGGGYGDPHSRDPIAVRDDVINGIVSVESAAKDYGVIIDPHTLEIVGMVRREARTK from the coding sequence GTGGTAGATCCCATTACAGTAGAAGTAGTACGTAATGCTCTTGTCACTGTGGCGGAGCAGATGTCATCACGAATGATAAAATCTGCCTATTCCTACATTGTAAGAGAGATGGAGGATTGCTCAGCGGCACTTTTCGACGGGACCGGATCCTTGATTGCAGAGTCAGCAAATGTTCCAATTCATCTGCACTGTATAAGTCCATGTCTCGAGACAATACTAAAGCATTGCTTTTCCCAGGATATGCTTGAAGATGGAGATATTTTGATCACGAACGACCCATATGTAGCCGGAGGCTCAATGGCAGTTCATCATACGGGAGACATCATCATGTACTGCCCTGTATTCTACGAGGGCAAACTTATGGGATTCACGGCTCTCATGGCCCATTACTTGGACGTCGGCGCGATGTGGATGGGTACGCGAGGGTGGGGTGTTGAGATTTGGCAAGAGGGTATTCGAGTTCCGCCTCTTAAGCTTTATAAGAAAGGCCAGTTGAATGAGGACCTCTTTAATATGCTCGTGAATAACACCCGTGTACCTGATGTCATGGAGAACGATCTTCGGGCACAGGCTTTTGCCTGTAGAGTCGCAGCGGAGGAATTCAAGGCGGTCTTGAGAAAATACGGTCCAGATACGGTCTCCAAATGCTTTGAGGCATTACTGGACTATTCGGAGCGCAGAACGCGCGCCACAATACAGGAAATCCCGGATGGTTGCTACGAGCACACCGCGTATGTTCTCGATGATGGGTCCAAAGGCGGGCCATACCGTTTGAAGGTTACAGTAACCGTAAAAGGTTCCGATATTTGGTTTGATTTCGCTGGCACAGATCCCCAGATTAATGGTCCAATCAACGCACCTCTTTCCGCAACTTACTCGGCCGTCTACTACACCATGCGATGCCTTACAGACCCTGAGATGCCGAGCAATGCCGGCTGCAACAGACCTATTCACATTTCTGCACCGGAAGGGACGCTAGTTAACTGCAAGTCACCTGCTGCATGCTATCAGAGGATGATCGTATGTCACAGTCTGGTGGATTTGATCATGGGGGCTCTTGCAGAGGCGATCCCCGATAAAGTAATGGCAGAATCATGTGGCTGTATATATAACTACTGCAGCGCTATCACCCCTGAGAGCAACAAACGTGTAATGTGGGGTGAGGTCGTTGCAGGTGGCCTTGGCGCGCGTCCTTCTAAAGACGGATTGAGCGCTATGTCCTGCCATGTGACAAATTGCCCTACTCCTTCTATAGAAGCGACCGAGATGAGTTCGCCTGTAATGTATTTGAAACGTGAGTTATGCCCTGATTCCGGAGGTCCAGGCAAGTTTAGAGGTGGTATGGGCCAGGTATTGTCTTATCAAATTCTCGGTTTGTCTCCCCAGTTTCACCATACCTCGCAGAAGGCAAAAGTGCTTCCGCAGGGGAGGTTCGGAGGAAAGGCAGGGTCGGGAGGAAAATGGGTCATCAATGAGGGTAGAAGCGATGAGCGAACTCTAGAGTATTCAGTTGGCGATATAGAATTCCTGAATCCGGGAGATACAGTCACTCTGTATACTGCGGCGGGGGGAGGGTATGGGGATCCGCATAGCCGCGACCCGATAGCTGTCCGGGACGACGTGATTAACGGCATTGTTTCGGTCGAGAGCGCAGCGAAGGACTACGGGGTTATTATTGACCCACATACTCTTGAAATCGTAGGTATGGTGCGGAGAGAGGCAAGAACGAAGTAG
- a CDS encoding TRAP transporter permease has protein sequence MSNILACIEESPKVPKIPEVTPWGRMLGTVMMIVPVCFSLFHLVTAYVGPLSGMRQRIVHLGFSLALTFLVYRSEKKGLRRIIDPLLLLGGVISCLYLFIEDPRLPFRAGITTRNDVIFGIILLVTLLEASRRVIGLALPLVSILFLVYAYLGPHMPGLLQHRGYDLARIVSLVCLSTEGIFGVALGVSATFIILFCILSGFLFESGTAQLFTDMASSIFGRVRGGPAKIATVASCFFGTLSGSAVANVTSTGTFTIPMMIKTGFSPEFAGAVEAVASTGGQFMPPIMASVAFVIAEVLGISYFEVCKVGLIPALLYYLSLFIAVDLRAAKRGLKGLSPEQLPKFAPTFLRSGHMLVPILLLIYLLGVARLSITTSAFWAVVASFAVSFVKKDTRLDAARIWSALRRGAEGVLPVAIACANVGVIVGTLMLTGLGFRLSGILVELCKESIPLLLVSSMVVCILLGMGVPTLAVYLVVSIFVAPVLINHGVLPVAVHMFVFYFGVLSCITPPVAVAAYTAAGISGASPMSTGFTAFRLALPSFIIPFMFVYNPALLMMGDPLNILWSFTTSLIGVGFMAAGLEGYLLRQTSVVERGLLIASGLCLIWPGLISDVIGLAVGVSVYLHEYWARQGRISASRIDV, from the coding sequence ATGTCTAATATACTAGCGTGTATTGAAGAAAGCCCTAAGGTACCCAAAATTCCAGAGGTTACCCCTTGGGGCAGAATGCTCGGGACGGTCATGATGATTGTCCCAGTGTGCTTCTCCTTATTTCACCTGGTAACGGCATACGTTGGTCCTTTGTCTGGAATGCGGCAACGGATTGTTCATCTCGGGTTTAGCCTTGCACTCACGTTCTTGGTTTATAGGAGTGAAAAAAAGGGTCTAAGAAGAATCATTGACCCACTCTTACTATTGGGTGGTGTGATCAGTTGCCTCTATTTGTTCATAGAAGATCCGCGTCTTCCTTTTAGAGCAGGTATCACAACCAGAAATGATGTCATCTTCGGGATCATCCTTCTTGTGACTTTGCTTGAGGCTAGTCGTCGAGTAATAGGTCTAGCACTTCCGCTTGTGAGCATTCTCTTCCTTGTGTATGCATATTTGGGACCCCATATGCCAGGACTATTACAGCATCGCGGCTACGACTTAGCGAGAATCGTTAGCTTAGTGTGTCTTAGTACAGAAGGTATATTTGGTGTTGCATTAGGAGTATCTGCCACTTTCATCATTCTGTTTTGCATACTGAGTGGCTTCCTGTTCGAGTCTGGGACTGCGCAACTGTTTACAGATATGGCAAGTAGCATTTTCGGGAGGGTTAGAGGAGGACCGGCAAAAATCGCCACAGTGGCAAGCTGTTTCTTTGGAACACTGAGTGGTTCTGCGGTGGCCAATGTTACATCTACAGGTACTTTCACAATTCCCATGATGATCAAAACTGGCTTTTCACCTGAGTTTGCTGGAGCCGTGGAAGCAGTGGCATCAACCGGCGGTCAGTTCATGCCACCTATCATGGCCTCGGTTGCCTTTGTAATTGCTGAAGTGCTGGGTATATCTTACTTTGAGGTTTGTAAGGTGGGTCTAATCCCCGCACTGCTTTACTATCTATCGCTTTTTATAGCGGTAGACTTGAGAGCGGCCAAACGCGGTTTAAAAGGGCTCTCTCCAGAGCAATTGCCAAAATTTGCACCGACCTTTCTTCGTAGTGGACACATGCTCGTGCCTATACTGCTTCTAATATACCTTCTTGGTGTCGCTCGATTATCTATAACCACAAGTGCCTTTTGGGCCGTAGTTGCTAGCTTTGCCGTTAGTTTTGTCAAGAAGGATACTAGACTAGATGCAGCGCGGATATGGAGCGCATTAAGACGAGGGGCAGAAGGTGTTCTCCCTGTGGCTATTGCGTGTGCCAATGTTGGAGTAATTGTAGGAACCCTTATGCTGACAGGGTTAGGATTTCGGCTCTCTGGAATTCTTGTTGAACTCTGCAAGGAAAGCATCCCGCTCCTGCTCGTTTCTAGCATGGTAGTCTGTATTCTCTTAGGTATGGGAGTACCTACCTTAGCGGTCTACCTCGTTGTGTCCATCTTCGTAGCTCCAGTTCTAATCAACCACGGTGTTTTACCAGTTGCAGTTCACATGTTCGTTTTCTACTTTGGAGTTCTCTCCTGCATAACCCCGCCTGTGGCAGTAGCAGCGTACACTGCAGCCGGGATATCTGGTGCAAGCCCAATGAGTACCGGTTTTACTGCGTTCCGACTTGCTCTTCCGTCGTTTATCATCCCCTTCATGTTTGTCTATAACCCTGCTTTACTCATGATGGGTGATCCTTTGAATATCTTGTGGTCCTTTACAACTTCCCTAATAGGCGTAGGTTTCATGGCGGCAGGGCTCGAGGGTTATCTATTGCGGCAGACGAGCGTTGTGGAAAGGGGGCTTCTCATCGCTTCTGGCCTGTGTTTGATATGGCCTGGCTTGATATCGGATGTGATTGGCCTGGCCGTTGGTGTCTCAGTCTATCTTCATGAGTACTGGGCCCGGCAAGGAAGGATATCTGCGTCCCGGATTGACGTTTGA
- a CDS encoding hydantoinase/oxoprolinase family protein: MIRIAVDTGGTHTDVVLFNEKNGNLVVTKVPTTSEDLGLGVVSGCKKAFNEAHCPAESVAYFMYGTTFLTNMIVQGEAENVALITTKGFRDILEIGKAARKGNIYDIYLDKPRPLVPRHLRFGVSERINAKGEVVQALDEDELEKIFEELCKKGVESIAVCLLHSYINDTHETRIAEVAKEKFPELMVSLSSDIAREFREYGRTSTTVINAYAKPAVTRHLEKLSQQLRQAGVDAETLVMQSNGGLSTFGAAKNKPVNIAHCGVVAGVIGGNLFARLAGFSNVITLDMGGTSCDVAIIEDNKPKTTTWSEVQQYPVITPTIEFQTIGAGGGSIAWIDTGGALRVGPKSAQANPGPACYGKGGLEPTVTDANLVLGRINPGFFLGGEMHLHPEKAIEAIKQKVANPLGMDVVQAAKGIIDIVNSNMIRALKVVSTSKGYDPRDFALVAFGGAGPMHAGALADELEIGSVVIPYSPGAVAALGLLNSDIRYDYVHTLLSDSADVDLDAVNQSFREMETMGYQQLQRDGIPDSAIAFVRSIDMRYRGQAYEISVPVEVRASLSREDLDLVCRGFNELHTRVYGYCTPGKPVEIVNLRVTAIGGIPKPPLKEEECVDTSPDKAFAGTREVFFTDRYVNTPVYRTKLLRAGNVIKGPAILEEYGSTVVVFPGHTATMDQYRNIIIHTSFCSKRRENQW, encoded by the coding sequence ATGATCAGAATTGCTGTGGACACAGGAGGTACCCACACCGACGTCGTGTTATTCAACGAAAAAAACGGAAATCTTGTAGTAACAAAAGTGCCGACGACGAGCGAAGACTTGGGACTCGGCGTTGTGTCAGGTTGCAAGAAAGCTTTTAACGAAGCCCATTGCCCTGCGGAGAGCGTAGCGTATTTTATGTACGGCACAACTTTCCTAACAAATATGATCGTGCAAGGCGAGGCCGAAAATGTCGCTCTAATAACCACTAAAGGTTTCAGAGATATTCTTGAGATTGGTAAGGCAGCAAGAAAGGGTAATATCTACGACATCTATTTGGACAAGCCCAGGCCATTAGTGCCACGGCACTTACGTTTCGGAGTATCAGAAAGGATTAATGCGAAGGGTGAAGTAGTTCAGGCCCTTGACGAAGACGAGTTAGAAAAAATATTTGAGGAATTGTGCAAGAAGGGTGTTGAGTCGATAGCAGTATGCTTATTACACTCCTATATAAACGATACCCATGAAACAAGGATAGCCGAAGTAGCGAAGGAAAAGTTCCCCGAACTAATGGTTTCCCTCTCAAGTGACATTGCCCGAGAGTTTAGGGAATACGGACGAACGAGTACAACTGTAATCAACGCGTACGCTAAACCGGCCGTAACGCGACACCTAGAGAAACTATCCCAACAGTTGAGACAGGCGGGTGTAGATGCCGAAACCCTTGTAATGCAAAGCAATGGGGGACTTAGCACATTTGGGGCCGCAAAGAATAAGCCCGTCAATATTGCCCACTGTGGAGTTGTCGCCGGGGTTATCGGCGGGAATTTATTTGCTAGGTTGGCAGGGTTCTCCAATGTAATTACGTTGGATATGGGTGGAACGAGCTGTGATGTTGCGATTATAGAGGACAACAAACCAAAAACTACGACTTGGTCTGAGGTACAGCAGTATCCAGTTATTACACCTACAATTGAATTTCAAACCATTGGTGCTGGTGGCGGCTCTATTGCTTGGATTGATACTGGCGGCGCCCTCAGGGTCGGACCGAAGAGTGCACAGGCTAATCCAGGTCCGGCTTGTTACGGAAAAGGCGGTTTAGAACCCACCGTTACTGACGCAAACCTTGTTCTAGGCCGGATCAACCCCGGCTTCTTCTTGGGAGGTGAAATGCATCTGCATCCAGAGAAGGCTATAGAGGCTATTAAACAAAAAGTCGCCAATCCCTTAGGAATGGATGTAGTTCAAGCAGCAAAAGGGATCATCGATATTGTGAACTCCAATATGATCAGAGCACTAAAAGTGGTCTCTACATCAAAGGGTTATGATCCGCGCGATTTTGCCCTGGTTGCTTTCGGCGGCGCTGGACCCATGCATGCCGGTGCGTTGGCCGATGAGCTGGAAATCGGTTCGGTAGTTATTCCATACTCTCCAGGCGCAGTAGCAGCTCTAGGTTTACTGAACAGTGACATTCGTTACGACTATGTTCATACCCTATTAAGCGACTCAGCAGACGTAGACCTCGATGCAGTTAACCAGTCCTTTAGAGAAATGGAGACGATGGGCTACCAGCAGCTGCAACGAGATGGGATACCTGATAGCGCCATAGCCTTTGTTAGGAGCATCGACATGAGATATCGTGGCCAGGCGTACGAGATATCCGTCCCAGTAGAAGTAAGAGCAAGTCTGAGTAGAGAGGATCTAGACCTTGTCTGTCGAGGTTTTAACGAATTGCACACAAGAGTCTACGGTTACTGCACCCCAGGGAAGCCTGTAGAAATCGTTAATCTTAGAGTTACAGCCATAGGCGGCATTCCAAAACCGCCACTCAAGGAAGAAGAGTGCGTTGATACTTCACCAGACAAGGCTTTTGCTGGAACTAGAGAAGTCTTCTTCACAGACCGATATGTTAACACCCCGGTGTATCGTACAAAACTCCTACGGGCTGGAAACGTTATTAAAGGGCCGGCAATCCTGGAGGAGTATGGTTCCACAGTGGTGGTGTTCCCAGGCCATACAGCCACTATGGATCAGTATCGTAACATTATTATCCACACCTCGTTCTGTTCGAAGAGGAGGGAGAACCAGTGGTAG